One Arthrobacter sp. StoSoilB20 DNA segment encodes these proteins:
- a CDS encoding alpha/beta hydrolase, protein MTSAPRRFAGAPSRDRSAKRGAGRGFVAACVAVAAALVLSACTVPFLPAPTAKPSTSTVDPSIAASAPKGLEKFYSQPVEWSSCENGFQCGKVQVPKDYANPGNGEISLGVIKLASTGNKQGSILVNPGGPGGSGVDYLKDAGNTNFTEKLKNNFDLVGFDPRGVKRSAPVTCMTDAERDAAREKVFRKNTDEGLEAALAFNKSFAQQCSEQTGDVLGHIDTVSAAKDLDVLRAVLNDAKLNYLGFSYGTFLGSTYATLFPDNVGHLVLDGAVDPSISNEELTAGQARAFERAIRTYVASCQGQNQCPLSGSVDNGVQEIRELINAVDQNPQTAKDGRLVTGNDFVNGLILPLYNDQSWPALTQALESAFSGDASQMMRLADLGADREPNGTYSSNSAFAFQAINCLDYPMVTDTAGMRAEEARLIQDSPTFGAFFAYGGVNCKDWPYKNTRTPAPVDYKGSAPIVVVGTTGDPATPLEWAQSLRKQLENASLVTWEGEGHTAYGRSNSCVSTAVDEYFVDGKLPQDGLTC, encoded by the coding sequence ATGACGTCCGCACCCCGCCGGTTCGCCGGTGCCCCCTCAAGGGACCGGTCCGCCAAGCGTGGGGCCGGTCGCGGCTTCGTGGCTGCCTGTGTTGCCGTTGCGGCCGCGCTGGTTCTGAGCGCGTGCACTGTGCCGTTCCTTCCGGCGCCTACGGCCAAGCCGTCCACCAGCACGGTTGATCCGTCCATCGCAGCTTCTGCACCCAAGGGCCTGGAGAAGTTCTACTCCCAGCCGGTGGAGTGGAGCTCTTGCGAAAACGGCTTCCAGTGCGGCAAAGTCCAGGTACCCAAGGACTACGCCAACCCTGGCAATGGTGAAATTTCGCTCGGCGTCATCAAGTTGGCCAGCACCGGCAACAAACAGGGGTCCATCCTGGTAAATCCCGGTGGTCCCGGTGGCTCGGGCGTGGATTACCTCAAGGATGCGGGCAACACCAATTTCACCGAAAAGCTGAAGAACAACTTCGATCTGGTGGGCTTTGATCCCCGCGGTGTGAAACGCTCCGCTCCTGTCACCTGCATGACCGACGCCGAACGTGACGCTGCCCGCGAAAAGGTCTTCCGGAAAAACACGGACGAAGGATTGGAAGCTGCACTGGCTTTCAACAAGTCCTTCGCGCAGCAGTGCTCGGAGCAGACCGGTGATGTCCTGGGGCACATCGATACCGTCAGTGCGGCCAAGGACCTGGACGTCCTGCGTGCGGTGCTTAATGACGCCAAGCTCAACTACCTGGGCTTTTCCTACGGCACCTTTCTGGGATCCACCTACGCAACACTGTTCCCGGACAACGTCGGCCATCTGGTGCTCGATGGTGCCGTGGATCCCTCCATCAGCAACGAGGAACTGACGGCCGGGCAGGCCCGGGCCTTCGAACGGGCCATCCGCACCTACGTGGCCAGTTGCCAGGGCCAGAACCAGTGCCCGCTCAGCGGCTCCGTAGACAACGGGGTCCAGGAAATCCGTGAACTCATCAACGCCGTGGACCAGAACCCACAAACGGCCAAGGACGGCCGGTTGGTGACGGGCAACGACTTCGTCAACGGCTTGATCCTCCCCCTCTACAACGACCAAAGCTGGCCCGCCCTGACCCAGGCATTGGAGAGCGCCTTCTCCGGCGACGCCTCCCAGATGATGCGGCTCGCTGACCTTGGCGCCGACCGCGAGCCAAACGGCACCTACAGCTCAAACTCCGCCTTTGCCTTCCAAGCCATCAACTGCCTGGACTACCCCATGGTCACTGACACCGCAGGCATGCGCGCAGAGGAAGCCCGACTGATCCAGGACTCCCCCACCTTCGGCGCTTTCTTTGCCTACGGCGGAGTCAACTGCAAGGACTGGCCGTACAAAAACACCCGGACCCCTGCACCGGTTGACTACAAGGGCTCCGCTCCGATCGTGGTGGTAGGCACCACCGGCGATCCTGCCACTCCCCTGGAGTGGGCCCAGTCGCTGCGGAAGCAGTTGGAGAACGCCTCACTGGTCACGTGGGAAGGCGAGGGGCACACCGCCTACGGCCGCTCGAACTCGTGCGTCAGCACCGCCGTCGACGAGTACTTTGTGGACGGAAAGCTGCCGCAGGACGGCCTCACCTGCTAA
- a CDS encoding DNA polymerase III subunit delta', with product MSVWDDLQGQAPVVAQLKQAAQGETGLTHAWLFTGPPGSGRSNAAKAFAAALNCQQDDVTLRGCGECAACHTILGETHSDVTFVRTEKVTITIDEARELVSKAGDRPATGRWRIIVVEDADRMAERTTNVLLKAIEEPTPRTIWMLCAPSPADVLVTIRSRCRPVSLRLPPASDVADLLVRRDGVERQLADRAARAAQSHIGIARRLARDADARQRRLDTVRIPLGLRGVTAAVMMAEKLVKIATEEANSSNDERDAAEKIALLASLGAPESGTLPPSMRSQVKQLEDDQKRRAKRSITDSLDRTLTDLLSFYRDVLIIQLGNAVELVNVELKSELEDYAGSSTPETTLARMDAINKARVRITTTNVAPLLAVESMATSLIQQ from the coding sequence CATGCCTGGCTGTTCACCGGTCCTCCCGGATCCGGCCGTTCCAACGCAGCAAAGGCCTTCGCCGCTGCCCTGAATTGCCAGCAGGATGATGTAACCCTTCGCGGCTGCGGAGAATGCGCGGCCTGCCACACGATCCTTGGCGAAACCCACTCCGACGTCACGTTCGTGCGGACCGAAAAAGTCACCATCACCATCGACGAGGCCCGGGAACTGGTGTCCAAAGCCGGCGACAGGCCTGCCACTGGCCGCTGGCGCATCATCGTGGTGGAGGACGCGGACCGCATGGCCGAGCGGACCACCAACGTACTACTCAAGGCGATCGAGGAACCGACGCCCCGCACCATTTGGATGCTGTGCGCTCCCTCCCCCGCCGACGTCCTGGTCACCATCCGTTCCAGGTGCCGCCCGGTAAGCCTCCGTCTCCCGCCTGCCTCCGACGTCGCCGATCTCCTGGTGAGGCGCGACGGCGTCGAACGTCAACTCGCTGACCGCGCAGCCCGGGCTGCACAGAGCCACATCGGCATCGCACGGCGGCTGGCCCGCGACGCCGATGCCAGGCAGCGCCGGCTGGATACGGTGAGGATTCCGCTGGGTTTGCGGGGCGTCACGGCAGCGGTAATGATGGCCGAGAAGCTGGTGAAGATCGCCACCGAGGAAGCCAACAGCTCCAATGACGAACGCGATGCCGCGGAAAAGATTGCGCTGCTGGCAAGCCTGGGCGCTCCGGAGTCGGGCACTCTGCCCCCTTCCATGCGCAGCCAGGTCAAACAGCTTGAGGACGACCAGAAACGGCGGGCCAAGCGGTCCATTACCGATTCCCTGGACCGTACCCTGACGGATCTTTTGTCCTTCTATCGCGACGTGCTGATCATCCAGCTGGGGAACGCCGTGGAGCTGGTCAACGTTGAGCTCAAGAGCGAACTGGAAGACTACGCCGGCAGTTCAACCCCGGAAACCACGCTGGCCCGGATGGATGCCATCAACAAAGCCCGTGTCCGAATCACCACCACCAACGTGGCTCCCTTGTTGGCGGTCGAGTCCATGGCCACGAGCCTCATCCAGCAATAG
- a CDS encoding helix-turn-helix transcriptional regulator, protein MGRAVDAASLGRSIADARKEAAITQRDLAVKLGVTRGTIVRLEAGGEVSVVVAMQAIRAVGRDVALVPRFSKLEVRP, encoded by the coding sequence GTGGGCCGGGCTGTCGATGCCGCCTCCCTAGGTAGGTCCATCGCAGATGCGCGCAAAGAAGCCGCAATCACGCAGCGGGATCTCGCCGTGAAACTGGGCGTCACCCGGGGAACCATCGTACGTCTCGAAGCCGGCGGAGAAGTCTCCGTCGTCGTTGCCATGCAGGCCATCAGGGCAGTGGGCCGCGACGTCGCTTTGGTACCGCGCTTTTCCAAGCTGGAGGTGCGGCCGTGA
- a CDS encoding HAD family hydrolase, with translation MTGDALTRDASHTTNRLRLAVVDMVGTTITDDGRTERAMSRALVEHGVEPGSTTFASMLGYARDTMGFSKMTVFGHLFEDAAVAASANKVFEKAYDEMIDDGGVRAIPGAEDTILWMRESGMQVCLATGFGRHTQNMVLESLGWMGLADLSLCPADAGRGRPYPDMILTAVLALDLDDVREVAVVGDTSSDMLSGVRSGASLVAGVLTGSHSEATLRAAGATAVVDSIKHLPLLVEKREASRL, from the coding sequence ATGACCGGGGACGCATTGACCAGGGACGCCAGCCACACCACCAACCGGCTGCGGCTGGCGGTAGTGGACATGGTGGGTACCACCATCACCGATGACGGCCGCACGGAGCGGGCCATGTCGCGGGCATTGGTGGAGCACGGCGTCGAACCGGGCAGCACCACCTTCGCGAGCATGCTGGGCTATGCCCGGGACACCATGGGCTTTTCGAAAATGACCGTGTTCGGCCACCTTTTCGAGGATGCAGCGGTGGCAGCCAGCGCCAACAAGGTCTTCGAGAAGGCCTACGACGAAATGATTGACGACGGCGGCGTCCGGGCCATTCCCGGTGCTGAGGACACCATCCTGTGGATGCGTGAGTCCGGGATGCAGGTCTGCCTGGCCACGGGCTTCGGCAGGCATACGCAGAACATGGTTTTGGAATCCCTGGGGTGGATGGGCCTGGCGGACTTGAGCCTGTGCCCGGCGGATGCGGGGCGCGGGCGGCCCTACCCGGACATGATCCTGACCGCCGTCCTCGCCCTGGACCTTGACGACGTCCGCGAGGTGGCCGTGGTGGGCGATACGAGCTCGGACATGCTCTCCGGCGTCCGTTCAGGAGCCTCCCTTGTTGCGGGCGTCCTGACAGGATCCCACTCCGAGGCGACGCTGCGCGCGGCCGGCGCCACCGCCGTCGTGGATTCCATCAAGCACCTCCCGCTGCTGGTGGAGAAGCGGGAAGCCAGCCGCCTTTAG